The Spirosoma foliorum genome has a window encoding:
- a CDS encoding cell division ATP-binding protein FtsE: protein MFSTESVLTLDHADIYQDKKLVLGDVSFQINKGDFAYLIGRTGSGKTSLLKTLYADLWLQNGKGLVAGYPLDSLKPRDIPQLRRKIGIVFQDFQLFFDRTVEDNLKFVLKATGWNNKVDMNNRIADVLMQVGLGTAQKKMPHQLSGGEQQRVVIARAMLNEPLILIADEPTGNLDPAVSDQIMKVFQAINNAGTAVLMATHNYDLLNKYPARVLRCQDGQVVELGG from the coding sequence ATGTTTTCCACAGAATCCGTCCTTACGCTCGACCATGCCGATATTTATCAGGACAAAAAACTGGTATTAGGCGATGTATCGTTTCAGATCAATAAGGGTGATTTTGCCTATCTTATTGGGCGAACTGGTAGTGGAAAAACATCTTTATTAAAAACATTGTACGCCGATTTGTGGCTTCAGAATGGCAAAGGGCTTGTCGCTGGTTATCCACTCGACTCGCTCAAACCCCGCGATATTCCGCAGCTCCGCCGAAAAATTGGCATCGTTTTTCAGGACTTTCAATTATTTTTTGATCGTACTGTAGAAGACAACCTGAAGTTCGTTCTGAAAGCCACTGGCTGGAACAACAAGGTTGATATGAACAACCGCATTGCTGATGTGCTCATGCAGGTTGGCCTGGGAACAGCCCAGAAAAAAATGCCTCACCAACTCTCAGGCGGTGAACAACAACGCGTTGTGATTGCCCGTGCCATGCTGAATGAACCCCTCATTCTCATTGCCGATGAACCTACCGGAAACCTTGATCCGGCGGTATCCGACCAAATTATGAAAGTGTTTCAGGCAATCAATAATGCCGGAACCGCTGTGCTCATGGCTACGCACAACTACGACCTTCTTAACAAATATCCCGCCCGCGTATTGCGCTGTCAGGATGGGCAGGTTGTCGAACTAGGTGGTTAA
- a CDS encoding sensor histidine kinase, with product MKRIEKHIFLLLAVLAGGLAILCFFLLEQNAPGATDEQYVSAVQQRVKDEMKISDTDLDSVADLLKRNPKSTFTNLFKLPTHYPYFVFQAKQLVYWSDYRFIPDYSQLAYVTTTPKLINFEQGRYIVSHRRVSVGAEVLDVFSLVNIYRYYHSSNAYLQSGYNPDIFALDPKSVIDKRQNTYQAIYDNSSAFLFSVEPPKVDAYRNHSTPVNTVILATLFIVFLGLYVLQLMFRLRKERHYEWGFVGLAAYLLLLRAVMLYFGVPFLFIETDLFNPKYYASSILVPSLGDLLLNALVVTILAFYWVRYYYRSKTYMLLLRQPHWLKLVLSVGCVVGSYLVFALCYVELNNIYEKSQFTLDITLNIHFSFLKIVCLVVFITISCIYFLITHLLGSLFLRYNRGSNIGAGLLLIVAGTVLSGGVWLILGGTLDSVFLLNGLYFLLIYISQLPKTLYTFRYKTSIYLFLAAFICAVMTAYVVYNQEIRKQLNHEQEFATQLLAENDVFGEFLMSKAQESIQKDTEIAHSLQSDTLLVRERIQQRVKSLHLDKYFDKYDIEVFSFRANGRPLDISPNPISLSTLTSRYRQPNYKTEYSGVYFVNELGNQFVKQYVCFVAIPRPNLVRSQGAFQSDTLGYVVLDLRLRNERPKSVYPELLVDTKFTQNSDTQEYSYAFFSGPALGNSSFGPAKHRLLYSGPGSYNYDRRLDLSLLDNPTLFSTGISSNKYHHIAQRGRDGHIVVVSSPEYPFRNIFSNFSFLYLLLVLTVILVILGYAINYRFSKFNINYSTRIQILLNLAFFLPLIFVILIILGVISSNYVDNQKNTYISNTRNIATNFLAYLDEHLYTKKRSKASMEEELGKIARDANIDINLFDTKGQLYTSTRPLIYESGYLSKRINPEAYIHIIEDKENQILLDESLGSKQYRTAYAGIKSYDGRLLGVLSIPYFYAQPELDRKIIEVIATSLSIFTALFLFFLILSYFASHMLTKPLRLLTQKIRKTNLELPNDPLPWQSDDEIGLLIQEYNRMLLKLEESKQALAQTEKQSAWREMAKQVAHEIKNPLTPMKLTLQHLQRTFPNAKDSSAGANDPARRIILRTFDSLLDQIDNLSDIATSFSEFAKMPLPKKEVFEVAGVFNKTADLYGDDKRITLRRDITSGPVMVVGDRQLIGRILTNLLINAIQSVPPERKAVIDLKLYTNSDAVQIEIHDNGAGIPEAIQSKVFLPNFSTKRGGSGLGLAIAKRGVEHAGGTIWFETTEDVGTSFFVSLPLAGVPGPMVGESVNY from the coding sequence GTGAAGCGTATCGAGAAACATATTTTTCTGCTACTGGCAGTACTGGCTGGAGGATTAGCTATTTTATGCTTCTTCTTACTGGAACAGAATGCCCCTGGTGCTACGGATGAACAATATGTAAGTGCTGTTCAGCAGCGGGTGAAAGATGAAATGAAGATCAGTGATACTGATCTGGATAGCGTAGCTGACTTACTGAAGCGCAATCCTAAATCAACGTTCACCAATTTATTTAAACTACCTACCCACTATCCTTATTTCGTATTTCAGGCCAAACAATTAGTCTATTGGTCAGATTATCGGTTTATTCCAGACTATAGTCAGCTTGCCTATGTCACCACGACTCCCAAGCTGATTAATTTTGAACAGGGTAGATACATTGTTAGCCACCGTCGTGTATCTGTCGGGGCAGAGGTACTGGATGTATTTTCGTTAGTCAATATTTATCGATACTACCATAGCAGTAATGCGTATCTGCAATCGGGTTATAACCCGGATATATTTGCCCTTGACCCTAAGTCGGTTATCGATAAACGACAAAATACATATCAGGCAATTTATGACAATAGTTCGGCCTTCTTGTTTTCGGTAGAGCCGCCCAAGGTCGACGCTTATCGTAATCATTCAACGCCAGTCAATACGGTTATTCTGGCTACATTATTTATTGTTTTTCTCGGTCTTTACGTTCTGCAACTGATGTTCCGGCTTCGAAAGGAACGTCATTATGAATGGGGCTTTGTTGGGTTGGCTGCCTACTTATTGCTCCTTAGGGCAGTGATGCTCTACTTCGGTGTCCCGTTTTTATTCATCGAAACAGATCTGTTTAATCCCAAGTATTATGCCTCGTCTATTCTGGTTCCATCTCTGGGCGATCTGTTACTCAATGCATTAGTCGTTACCATATTGGCCTTCTATTGGGTTAGGTATTACTACCGCTCAAAAACCTATATGTTGCTACTACGCCAGCCTCACTGGCTAAAATTAGTCTTATCGGTAGGCTGTGTAGTTGGCAGTTACCTGGTTTTTGCACTGTGCTATGTCGAGTTGAATAATATTTACGAGAAGTCTCAGTTTACGCTCGACATCACCCTTAACATCCATTTTTCGTTTCTGAAAATAGTTTGCCTGGTGGTTTTCATAACCATTTCCTGCATTTACTTTTTGATCACTCATTTGCTGGGCAGCCTTTTTCTGCGGTATAATCGGGGCAGTAATATTGGGGCTGGCTTGTTGCTAATTGTGGCAGGCACCGTGCTAAGTGGCGGGGTTTGGCTTATTCTGGGTGGGACATTAGATAGTGTGTTCCTGCTGAATGGACTTTATTTCCTGCTTATTTATATAAGCCAGCTACCGAAGACTTTATACACATTTCGCTACAAAACCTCCATTTATCTGTTTCTGGCGGCCTTCATATGCGCTGTCATGACAGCCTATGTGGTTTACAATCAGGAAATTAGAAAACAGCTGAATCATGAACAGGAGTTTGCTACGCAGCTTCTGGCCGAAAACGATGTGTTTGGAGAATTTCTGATGAGTAAGGCTCAGGAATCGATTCAAAAGGATACTGAAATTGCCCATTCTTTACAATCCGACACGTTGTTGGTGCGGGAACGGATTCAACAGCGGGTGAAGAGTTTGCACCTGGATAAGTATTTTGATAAATACGATATCGAGGTATTTTCCTTTCGAGCCAATGGGCGACCGCTGGACATCAGCCCAAATCCTATTTCGCTGAGCACTCTGACGAGTCGTTATCGACAACCGAATTACAAAACTGAGTATTCAGGCGTATATTTCGTTAATGAGCTTGGTAACCAGTTTGTTAAACAATATGTATGTTTCGTAGCTATTCCCAGGCCGAATCTGGTTCGTTCGCAAGGCGCTTTCCAGAGTGATACATTAGGTTATGTCGTGTTGGATTTACGGTTGCGTAATGAACGGCCTAAAAGCGTTTATCCTGAATTGTTGGTCGATACAAAGTTTACGCAAAATTCAGATACACAGGAATATAGCTATGCCTTCTTTTCGGGACCAGCTTTAGGTAATTCGTCGTTTGGTCCTGCGAAGCATCGGTTGCTTTATAGTGGACCAGGGAGTTATAATTATGATCGGAGGCTTGATTTGTCGTTGCTCGACAATCCAACTCTGTTTAGTACTGGGATCTCGAGTAACAAGTATCATCACATTGCTCAGCGTGGTCGCGATGGGCATATTGTTGTCGTTTCTTCGCCTGAGTATCCCTTCCGAAATATCTTTTCCAATTTCTCCTTTCTGTATCTGTTACTGGTGCTGACGGTGATTCTGGTCATTTTGGGTTACGCCATAAATTACCGCTTCTCCAAGTTCAATATTAATTACTCGACCCGGATTCAGATTTTGCTGAATCTGGCCTTCTTTCTACCGCTGATCTTTGTGATTCTTATCATTCTAGGGGTCATCAGTTCTAACTACGTTGATAATCAGAAGAATACCTACATCAGCAACACGCGAAATATTGCGACCAATTTTCTAGCGTATCTGGACGAGCACCTGTATACGAAAAAGCGTAGTAAAGCGTCGATGGAGGAGGAGTTAGGCAAAATTGCCCGAGACGCCAATATTGATATCAATCTGTTCGACACGAAGGGGCAGTTGTATACATCGACCCGACCCCTTATTTACGAAAGCGGTTATTTATCCAAACGGATTAATCCGGAGGCTTACATTCATATTATTGAGGATAAGGAGAACCAAATATTGCTCGATGAATCACTGGGTAGTAAGCAATATCGAACGGCCTATGCAGGCATTAAATCATACGATGGCCGCTTGTTGGGCGTGTTGAGCATTCCTTATTTTTATGCGCAGCCAGAACTTGATCGGAAAATTATTGAGGTCATTGCAACCTCGCTAAGCATTTTTACCGCTCTATTTTTATTCTTCCTGATATTATCCTACTTCGCATCGCACATGCTGACGAAGCCGCTTCGGTTGTTGACGCAGAAAATCAGGAAAACGAATCTTGAGCTGCCTAATGATCCATTGCCCTGGCAATCGGACGACGAAATTGGATTGCTTATTCAAGAGTATAACCGTATGCTTTTGAAGCTGGAAGAAAGCAAGCAGGCACTGGCTCAAACCGAAAAACAATCGGCCTGGCGCGAGATGGCCAAGCAAGTGGCTCACGAAATCAAAAACCCCCTCACGCCTATGAAGCTTACGTTGCAACATCTGCAACGGACGTTTCCTAATGCGAAGGATTCATCGGCTGGAGCCAATGACCCCGCTCGTCGGATTATTCTGCGGACGTTTGATTCACTGCTGGATCAAATTGACAACCTGAGTGATATTGCTACGTCGTTTTCGGAATTTGCCAAAATGCCCCTGCCGAAGAAGGAGGTTTTTGAAGTGGCAGGCGTATTCAACAAAACTGCCGATTTATACGGCGATGATAAACGAATTACCCTTCGACGGGACATTACGTCAGGTCCGGTTATGGTTGTTGGCGATCGACAGCTCATTGGCCGTATCCTGACCAATTTGCTGATCAATGCGATTCAATCTGTACCGCCGGAGCGAAAAGCTGTTATTGATTTGAAGTTGTACACCAATAGCGATGCAGTTCAGATCGAAATTCATGATAACGGAGCAGGCATTCCAGAGGCCATTCAGAGTAAAGTTTTTCTCCCTAATTTTAGTACCAAACGGGGCGGTTCGGGGCTAGGCTTAGCCATTGCCAAGCGAGGAGTTGAACATGCAGGAGGTACCATTTGGTTTGAAACCACCGAAGATGTGGGTACCTCATTTTTTGTGTCACTTCCCTTAGCTGGCGTGCCTGGGCCGATGGTTGGCGAATCGGTGAACTATTAA
- the fsa gene encoding fructose-6-phosphate aldolase: protein MKFFIDTANLADIKEAQEMGILDGVTTNPSLMAKEGITGKDSVMRHYKQICEIVQSDVSAEVISTTYDEMIKEGEELADIDENIVVKVPMSGDSIKAIKYFSEKGIRTNCTLVFSAGQALLAAKAGATYVSPFVGRLDDISTDGMALIEQIVNIYTNYGYTTEVLAASVRHPMHVIQCAEIGADVMTAPLGVIKMLLNHPLTDSGLAKFLADHAKAEKK from the coding sequence ATGAAATTTTTCATTGACACAGCCAATCTGGCTGACATTAAAGAAGCCCAGGAAATGGGTATTCTTGACGGCGTTACAACCAACCCTTCGTTAATGGCCAAAGAAGGTATTACGGGCAAAGACAGCGTAATGCGCCATTATAAGCAAATCTGCGAAATCGTTCAAAGTGACGTAAGCGCGGAGGTTATCTCAACTACCTACGATGAGATGATTAAAGAGGGCGAAGAATTGGCTGATATCGACGAGAACATCGTGGTAAAGGTGCCAATGAGTGGCGATAGCATCAAAGCCATCAAATATTTCTCGGAAAAAGGCATTCGTACCAACTGTACATTAGTATTCTCGGCCGGTCAGGCTTTGTTGGCTGCTAAAGCTGGTGCTACCTATGTATCGCCGTTCGTAGGCCGTTTGGACGATATTTCGACGGATGGTATGGCTCTGATCGAGCAAATCGTAAATATCTACACGAACTACGGATATACAACTGAAGTATTGGCCGCATCGGTACGTCACCCAATGCACGTTATTCAGTGTGCCGAAATCGGTGCAGATGTTATGACCGCTCCTTTGGGCGTTATTAAAATGTTGCTCAATCATCCTCTGACTGACAGTGGTCTTGCCAAATTCCTGGCCGATCACGCGAAAGCTGAGAAAAAATAA
- a CDS encoding DUF7935 family protein, protein MDLLSDFLKLIVPAGLVLYGMYLTVKLLLEREADRHKYDVQARYTETVVPIRLQAYERMTLFLERISPNNLLLRLGGSSTTVLEFQQRLLHEIREEYNHNLSQQVYMSQAIWDQIQAAMNDVMTLVNQASGDTQPDAPALELSKRIFERIIQRDKQPTSEALHALKAEIQAMFM, encoded by the coding sequence ATGGATCTATTGAGCGACTTTTTGAAACTGATTGTACCCGCCGGCCTGGTATTATACGGTATGTACCTCACCGTGAAACTCTTACTGGAGCGTGAAGCCGATCGTCATAAATACGATGTACAAGCCCGCTACACCGAAACTGTTGTACCGATTCGATTGCAAGCTTATGAACGCATGACTCTGTTTCTGGAACGTATTAGCCCTAATAATTTATTGTTGCGATTAGGCGGCAGTTCGACAACTGTGCTGGAGTTTCAGCAACGGCTTCTGCACGAGATTCGGGAAGAGTATAATCACAATCTATCTCAGCAAGTGTATATGAGTCAAGCTATCTGGGATCAGATTCAGGCTGCGATGAACGACGTAATGACCCTTGTCAATCAGGCATCGGGCGACACCCAACCCGACGCACCGGCACTTGAACTATCGAAGCGAATTTTCGAACGAATTATTCAGCGCGATAAGCAGCCCACTTCCGAAGCCCTCCATGCCCTGAAGGCAGAGATTCAGGCAATGTTTATGTGA
- a CDS encoding CoA-binding protein, translating into MDTNAKKTLVIGATEKSGRYANLAAYSLLRHGHEIELLGLKEGQIEGNTIHIGEPALEDIDTVTMYVGPQNQPQLYDYIKSLKPRRVIFNPGAENPEFEKQLQAEGIEPIEACTLVMLSIGTY; encoded by the coding sequence ATGGATACGAACGCAAAGAAAACGTTAGTAATTGGAGCTACTGAGAAATCGGGGCGCTATGCAAATTTGGCCGCTTACAGTTTGCTTCGGCACGGGCATGAGATCGAACTGCTTGGCTTGAAGGAGGGCCAGATTGAAGGAAATACAATTCATATCGGAGAGCCCGCTCTCGAAGACATTGATACAGTCACGATGTATGTTGGCCCCCAAAATCAGCCCCAATTATATGACTATATCAAAAGCTTGAAGCCTCGCCGGGTAATATTTAATCCTGGGGCCGAAAACCCAGAATTTGAGAAACAGCTCCAGGCAGAAGGAATTGAGCCTATAGAAGCCTGTACCTTAGTTATGCTGTCGATCGGAACGTATTGA
- a CDS encoding tetratricopeptide repeat protein, whose amino-acid sequence MKRLSFYIIHFTLFILSACNSSDNYVEQGRTYLKEGKFREAVQVLNQAIESDADNSEAFNSRGVAYFELKEYANAALDYDQAIKLAPDFYRPYYNRGLLKVAQNDLPGALKDYSDAIRFAPDTSRSISAELFLNRGQLFATQGQTQPALTDFSQAITLDSTNALALYNRGNLRFQQKELAGATDDFLKAVKADPKFGKAFYGLGIAQLLQNARENGCLNLKQAQVLGYADAATAVAEYCK is encoded by the coding sequence ATGAAGCGATTATCATTCTACATTATTCATTTTACATTATTCATTTTGTCCGCATGCAACTCATCCGATAATTATGTTGAACAGGGAAGGACTTATTTAAAAGAAGGTAAATTTCGGGAAGCAGTACAGGTGCTGAATCAGGCAATCGAGTCTGATGCCGACAACTCTGAAGCATTTAATTCAAGAGGGGTTGCTTATTTTGAGTTAAAAGAATACGCCAATGCTGCCCTTGATTACGATCAGGCCATTAAGCTAGCCCCCGATTTTTACCGGCCTTATTACAATCGGGGATTACTGAAAGTGGCCCAAAATGATTTGCCCGGCGCCTTAAAAGATTATTCGGATGCCATTCGATTTGCCCCAGATACCAGCCGCAGCATCAGTGCCGAACTATTTCTGAATCGTGGGCAGTTATTTGCAACACAGGGGCAGACGCAACCTGCCTTGACGGATTTTTCGCAGGCCATAACGTTAGATTCGACCAATGCACTCGCTTTATACAATCGAGGGAACTTGCGGTTTCAGCAAAAAGAACTTGCTGGGGCCACTGACGATTTTCTAAAAGCCGTGAAAGCGGACCCGAAATTTGGGAAGGCATTTTATGGGTTGGGCATTGCACAATTGTTGCAGAATGCCCGCGAAAATGGTTGCCTTAACTTAAAACAGGCTCAGGTATTGGGCTATGCCGATGCGGCTACAGCTGTGGCGGAATATTGTAAGTAA
- a CDS encoding HNH endonuclease, producing the protein MDAKGTQSFWNEKWTPIVFEGIENPPHYEVSNYGRLRSFQSSSTTPPNTFSGKTPGKPIKGSVIQGYRSLNIRSGGKTFNRYVHKLVAEQFLKRENADQTFVIHVDHDKQNNYYQNLKWVTKDEMIEHNRNNPSLKNRQLPRQTRNYKLTESKVKIIKKLLLNDKNRLKMIAKQFGITHTQLNRIRSGENWKHVTIE; encoded by the coding sequence ATGGATGCGAAAGGGACCCAAAGCTTCTGGAATGAAAAGTGGACACCAATTGTGTTTGAAGGAATTGAGAACCCTCCTCATTATGAGGTTTCAAATTATGGCAGGTTGCGCAGTTTTCAGTCTTCCTCTACAACACCCCCCAATACTTTTTCGGGAAAAACACCTGGCAAACCAATAAAAGGGTCCGTTATTCAGGGGTATCGGTCGCTTAATATTCGCTCTGGAGGGAAAACCTTCAACCGCTACGTCCATAAACTAGTTGCTGAACAGTTTCTAAAACGTGAAAACGCCGATCAGACGTTTGTGATTCACGTTGATCATGATAAGCAGAATAACTATTATCAGAACCTGAAATGGGTCACGAAAGATGAAATGATTGAGCACAATCGGAATAATCCTAGTCTCAAAAACCGGCAATTGCCCCGCCAGACCCGCAATTACAAACTCACTGAGAGTAAGGTTAAAATCATTAAAAAGCTGCTACTTAACGACAAAAACAGGTTGAAAATGATTGCCAAGCAGTTTGGTATCACCCACACGCAACTAAACCGTATCCGATCCGGCGAAAACTGGAAGCATGTTACGATTGAGTAG
- the galK gene encoding galactokinase: MDLLSQLTTSFQNSFHTDPLLICSPGRVNLIGEHTDYNEGFVLPAAIDKAIYLAVGPRSDNELHFVAHDLNKTYQGSLDNLIPTTTWADYLLGTVAQFRLSGHEVGGFNCVFGGTIPMGAGLSSSAALENGVGFALNELFNLGLDRITLLKFSQRAENDFVGAKVGIMDMFASMMGKADHVIKLDCRSLEYTYAPLQMDGISIVLCDSRVKHSLVTSEYNTRRSECEAGVRFLQTFYPEIKSLRDVTMPMLDQHLRDAEPLIYRRCAYVVQENQRLLDGVAALEANDIATFGQLMYGSHEGLSEWYEVSCPELDILVDIARQHPGVLGARMMGGGFGGCTINLVREEAIDTFTSLIMKQYKAQTGKDTYLHVCKIQNGTSVVSKAVDHNK, translated from the coding sequence ATGGACCTGCTTAGCCAACTCACCACTTCCTTTCAGAATTCATTTCATACCGATCCGTTGTTGATTTGCTCACCTGGTCGTGTTAATCTCATTGGCGAACATACCGATTATAACGAAGGGTTTGTTCTTCCAGCTGCCATCGACAAAGCAATTTACCTAGCCGTTGGCCCTCGTTCAGACAATGAGCTGCATTTCGTAGCCCATGATTTGAACAAAACCTACCAAGGTTCTCTCGACAACCTGATTCCGACAACTACCTGGGCCGATTATTTACTGGGGACAGTTGCCCAATTTCGGCTTTCAGGTCATGAGGTCGGTGGTTTTAACTGCGTTTTTGGCGGTACAATTCCAATGGGTGCGGGGCTATCGTCATCGGCAGCTCTTGAAAATGGCGTTGGTTTTGCCCTCAACGAATTATTCAACCTGGGGCTTGATCGTATAACCTTACTCAAATTCTCGCAACGCGCCGAAAACGACTTTGTTGGCGCGAAAGTTGGAATTATGGATATGTTTGCGAGTATGATGGGCAAAGCTGATCATGTTATTAAGCTCGACTGCCGATCGCTCGAATACACCTATGCTCCTTTACAAATGGATGGCATCAGTATTGTCCTCTGCGATTCACGAGTGAAACATTCTCTGGTGACTTCAGAATACAACACACGTCGTTCAGAATGTGAAGCGGGCGTTCGTTTTCTCCAAACGTTTTATCCTGAAATCAAGAGTCTGCGCGATGTAACGATGCCAATGCTGGACCAACATCTTCGTGATGCAGAGCCATTAATTTATCGGCGATGTGCCTACGTAGTACAGGAAAATCAGCGCCTGCTTGATGGCGTAGCCGCACTCGAAGCCAATGATATTGCTACGTTTGGGCAACTGATGTACGGTTCTCATGAAGGGTTAAGCGAATGGTATGAAGTTAGTTGCCCCGAATTAGATATACTGGTGGACATTGCCCGGCAGCATCCGGGTGTACTAGGTGCTCGTATGATGGGCGGAGGTTTTGGCGGGTGTACTATCAATCTGGTGCGCGAAGAGGCCATTGATACATTTACGAGCCTGATTATGAAACAATACAAAGCCCAAACGGGTAAAGATACGTACCTTCACGTCTGCAAAATCCAAAACGGAACGAGTGTAGTTAGCAAGGCAGTAGATCATAATAAGTAA
- a CDS encoding hydroxymethylglutaryl-CoA lyase: MKLIECPRDAMQGLTHFVPTDLKIQYLNTLLQVGFDTLDFGSFVSPKAIPQLRDTAEVLAGLTLSKTKTKLLAIVANLRGAEQAAAYPQIQYIGFPLSISETFQQRNTNKTIAQAFAEVADIQKVCLDAGKQLVVYLSMGFGNPYGDPYSPELASQFTTRLVELGISIIAPSDTVGSSTPESIEVLFKHLIEAFPTVEFGAHLHARPGEADAKVRAVVRAGVQRIDGALRGFGGCPMAADDLTGNLPTEEIIQTLGSEGIALPINQAALQKALMVSAGVF; the protein is encoded by the coding sequence ATGAAACTTATAGAGTGCCCACGCGATGCCATGCAGGGGTTGACTCATTTTGTGCCAACAGACCTCAAAATTCAATACCTGAACACCTTGCTTCAGGTTGGCTTCGATACCCTCGATTTTGGGAGTTTCGTGTCGCCCAAAGCAATTCCGCAACTACGCGATACGGCTGAAGTATTAGCCGGGCTTACTCTGTCGAAAACCAAAACGAAACTGCTGGCTATTGTTGCTAACCTGCGTGGCGCCGAGCAGGCTGCTGCCTATCCGCAAATCCAATACATCGGTTTTCCGCTGTCAATTTCAGAAACCTTTCAGCAGCGTAACACAAACAAGACAATAGCGCAGGCTTTTGCCGAAGTGGCCGATATTCAGAAGGTGTGCCTTGACGCAGGTAAGCAGTTGGTTGTTTACTTGTCGATGGGTTTTGGTAATCCCTATGGTGATCCCTACAGCCCTGAATTAGCAAGTCAGTTTACGACCAGGCTGGTGGAATTAGGCATTTCAATAATTGCTCCCTCAGATACTGTTGGCTCATCGACCCCCGAATCAATTGAAGTACTTTTTAAGCACCTAATCGAAGCCTTTCCAACTGTCGAATTTGGGGCTCACTTGCACGCTCGTCCGGGCGAAGCCGATGCCAAAGTGCGCGCTGTTGTACGAGCGGGCGTACAGCGAATAGATGGCGCGTTACGAGGTTTTGGGGGGTGCCCCATGGCAGCTGACGACCTGACGGGTAATTTGCCTACTGAAGAAATCATCCAAACACTCGGGAGCGAAGGGATAGCCCTTCCAATCAATCAAGCAGCCTTACAAAAAGCACTGATGGTTTCGGCAGGTGTGTTTTAG
- a CDS encoding transmembrane 220 family protein — protein sequence MRKILLITFGILFILFAAVQYNDPDPQIWIPIYGVAAIACFMAYANVGEWWVFAILGGIYIGAAVYQWPPKFEGFLFSEVGMRSMNIEMAREAGGLAICAIVMVVLAIIMRQQARR from the coding sequence ATGCGTAAAATCCTTTTGATCACCTTTGGCATACTCTTCATTTTATTTGCCGCCGTACAGTACAATGACCCAGACCCACAGATCTGGATTCCTATTTATGGGGTCGCTGCCATAGCCTGTTTTATGGCTTATGCGAATGTTGGCGAATGGTGGGTTTTTGCCATATTGGGTGGTATTTATATCGGCGCGGCTGTTTATCAGTGGCCACCAAAATTCGAAGGATTTTTGTTTAGTGAAGTAGGTATGCGGAGCATGAACATCGAAATGGCGCGCGAAGCGGGTGGATTAGCCATCTGCGCTATTGTGATGGTTGTGCTGGCCATAATCATGCGTCAACAAGCTCGCCGATGA
- a CDS encoding iron-sulfur cluster assembly accessory protein produces MLTIDNPVYVRPEARQQILDTLQANKIPGEYGLRVGVRGGGCGSSWLLGFDLPGPTDEVYNVEGVRVIIDRKHLLYVLGAEIGYETGGYTVDKPVVEK; encoded by the coding sequence ATGCTGACAATTGACAATCCTGTATACGTTCGGCCTGAAGCGCGTCAACAGATTCTGGACACATTACAGGCTAATAAAATTCCCGGCGAGTACGGATTGCGCGTTGGTGTACGCGGAGGAGGCTGCGGATCATCCTGGTTATTAGGGTTTGATTTGCCTGGCCCGACCGACGAAGTGTATAACGTAGAAGGCGTGCGGGTCATTATTGATCGGAAGCATTTACTTTATGTATTGGGTGCTGAAATTGGCTATGAAACCGGCGGCTACACAGTCGATAAACCGGTAGTGGAGAAATGA